A genomic segment from Thermotoga neapolitana DSM 4359 encodes:
- the amrB gene encoding AmmeMemoRadiSam system protein B has translation MIREPVVAGLFYPSRKDELIEQIRICFLDRRIGPGELPGPVEKNLQNPVGLVSPHAGYIYSGPVAAWGFLEVARIGKPSLVVIIGPNHTGLGKPVGIWPEGFWETPLGRVPVNEEAVEILLNSSRYAEEDTLSHLKEHSIEVQLPFLQFVFGDFSIVPVCLMDQSPTVAEDLAFAVRELMKSFRNVLIIASTDLNHYEDQKTTLKKDYLVVEAIEKRDSRLLYEYLVKEDISMCGYGGVAVLLNLGFSSVRILKHATSGDVSGDTLEVVGYLSAILS, from the coding sequence ATGATCAGAGAGCCTGTTGTGGCGGGTCTCTTTTATCCATCCCGCAAAGATGAGTTGATCGAGCAGATAAGAATATGCTTTCTCGACAGGAGAATAGGACCAGGTGAGTTGCCCGGTCCTGTTGAAAAGAATCTCCAGAATCCTGTTGGTCTTGTCTCTCCCCACGCAGGTTACATCTACAGCGGGCCGGTTGCAGCCTGGGGATTTCTCGAAGTGGCGAGGATTGGGAAGCCCTCACTTGTCGTCATCATCGGTCCGAACCACACAGGTCTTGGAAAGCCTGTTGGGATCTGGCCGGAAGGGTTCTGGGAGACTCCGCTTGGAAGAGTTCCTGTGAACGAAGAAGCGGTAGAGATCCTGCTGAACAGTTCCAGATACGCTGAAGAGGATACCCTTTCGCACCTGAAGGAGCATTCCATTGAAGTCCAGCTTCCCTTTCTGCAGTTTGTCTTCGGTGATTTTTCCATAGTTCCAGTATGTTTGATGGATCAGAGTCCAACGGTTGCTGAAGATCTTGCCTTCGCCGTTCGTGAGTTGATGAAAAGTTTCAGAAACGTCCTGATAATAGCCTCCACCGATCTGAACCATTACGAGGATCAGAAGACCACCTTGAAGAAAGACTACCTCGTTGTAGAGGCGATAGAAAAACGTGATTCCAGGTTGCTGTACGAATACCTTGTGAAAGAGGACATAAGCATGTGCGGTTATGGAGGAGTTGCGGTTCTTCTGAACCTTGGCTTTTCCAGTGTCAGAATTTTGAAGCATGCTACAAGTGGAGATGTGTCAGGAGACACGCTCGAGGTAGTGGGTTATCTCAGTGCGATCCTGTCGTGA
- the murJ gene encoding murein biosynthesis integral membrane protein MurJ, whose amino-acid sequence MSNLKKTLSFSLGTFLSRITGLFRDMILAGTFGASSVLDAYYIAIIFPFFLRRTFAEGAMSSAFLPIYNQLKTREEKENFASAVLTSLGLFTVAIVVFSEVFPHLMVTLFATGAEENTKTLAASLLRITSPFITIVFVWAVFYSIHNSSHRYFLPALTPMFSNLGVILGGLTGSVKWAAAGFTLGGLTGLIVLLPWKEGFRYRPSFKGLSYFYKLFFATFLTMAVSQITTIVDVNVASFLDPGSLSLIQLSSRLYQLPLGIFGVAVSTVALSTLSQTEDYEKDLKDFVLKNLFLTLPSSIGLFVLSERLISLLFGYGAFTTEAAKRAAEILSMYAVGLCFVSMFQLLSRAHHAQKKVKLPFKATLLVSFMNIVLDIVLGFTMGAKGIALATSLSYMTGFFFLFFKTRLSFDVQILKIIAASTVMGITVFLAKDFLPGKVGTIVLVLLGIAVYFVTGKILRIKEIKEIFTTGSH is encoded by the coding sequence GTGTCCAATCTGAAAAAAACTCTTTCTTTTTCATTGGGAACCTTCTTATCCAGGATCACGGGCTTGTTTCGAGATATGATACTCGCGGGAACCTTTGGTGCTTCATCCGTCCTCGATGCCTACTACATCGCCATCATCTTTCCCTTTTTTCTGAGAAGGACCTTCGCTGAGGGAGCCATGAGCTCCGCTTTTCTTCCGATATACAATCAGCTGAAAACCAGAGAAGAAAAAGAAAACTTCGCATCTGCCGTTCTCACATCCCTGGGACTTTTTACCGTCGCAATAGTCGTCTTTTCCGAAGTGTTTCCCCATCTCATGGTGACTCTTTTTGCAACAGGAGCAGAAGAGAACACGAAGACACTCGCAGCAAGCCTTCTTCGAATAACATCCCCCTTCATCACCATCGTTTTCGTCTGGGCAGTTTTTTATTCGATTCACAACTCTTCACACAGATACTTTCTGCCCGCTTTGACACCGATGTTCTCAAACCTCGGTGTGATCCTGGGCGGTCTCACCGGCAGTGTAAAATGGGCAGCCGCTGGTTTCACGCTTGGCGGTCTTACAGGATTGATCGTTCTTCTGCCGTGGAAAGAAGGATTCAGGTACAGACCGAGTTTCAAAGGTCTGTCGTACTTTTACAAGCTCTTCTTTGCCACCTTTCTGACCATGGCGGTCTCTCAGATCACAACGATAGTGGATGTGAATGTGGCCTCTTTTCTGGATCCGGGTTCTCTTTCTCTGATACAGCTTTCCAGCCGTCTTTATCAGCTTCCGTTGGGTATCTTCGGTGTGGCCGTCTCCACCGTTGCCCTCTCGACACTCAGTCAGACAGAGGATTACGAGAAAGACCTGAAAGACTTCGTCTTGAAGAACCTGTTTCTCACCCTTCCATCGTCTATAGGTCTCTTCGTACTTTCTGAAAGACTCATCTCTCTTCTGTTCGGATACGGAGCATTCACCACAGAAGCTGCAAAAAGGGCGGCCGAAATCCTCTCGATGTACGCTGTGGGACTGTGCTTTGTTTCAATGTTTCAACTTCTCTCACGTGCCCACCACGCCCAGAAAAAAGTCAAACTTCCTTTCAAAGCCACCCTGCTTGTCTCTTTCATGAACATTGTACTGGACATCGTACTCGGTTTCACCATGGGGGCAAAGGGTATCGCACTTGCCACCAGTCTTTCCTATATGACAGGGTTTTTCTTTTTGTTTTTCAAAACCAGGTTGTCTTTCGATGTGCAGATCCTCAAAATAATCGCTGCGTCGACTGTAATGGGAATAACTGTCTTCCTTGCAAAAGACTTTCTTCCAGGTAAAGTGGGAACCATCGTACTTGTGCTGCTTGGAATAGCAGTATATTTTGTCACCGGAAAAATACTGAGAATAAAGGAAATAAAGGAAATTTTCACGACAGGATCGCACTGA
- the flgM gene encoding flagellar biosynthesis anti-sigma factor FlgM: protein MVIDGVNGPREVNPLEGIKGPSVEKSKEKKKSEQGDRIELRHTWSVEELTKEAKNISSIREELVEELRKAIESGNYFVDTERLARKILEELSE from the coding sequence ATGGTGATAGATGGCGTGAACGGGCCAAGGGAAGTGAATCCTCTCGAAGGAATAAAGGGACCTTCCGTAGAAAAATCAAAGGAGAAGAAAAAGAGCGAGCAGGGAGACAGAATCGAACTTCGCCACACCTGGAGTGTGGAAGAACTTACCAAAGAAGCAAAGAACATTTCTTCCATTAGAGAAGAACTCGTAGAAGAGCTGAGAAAAGCCATAGAGAGTGGAAATTACTTCGTTGATACGGAAAGGCTTGCACGGAAGATACTGGAGGAACTGTCCGAATGA
- the flgN gene encoding flagellar export chaperone FlgN, which produces MKREKLKNVLTEKIDLMEKLRELLQEKLEAIVMKDFKKLEDVIGRVEEMSFQMEAVNKELRAALDLHGQGLKLVDLLEIYRDDEEMMLILKDFFESLNRITFEVEKLKQTIDFHLKYIDLVFGLQRYSVTYRKDGSFDEAGPSTFLGRS; this is translated from the coding sequence ATGAAAAGGGAGAAATTGAAGAACGTTCTGACAGAAAAAATCGACCTTATGGAAAAACTGAGAGAGCTTCTTCAGGAAAAACTCGAAGCTATTGTGATGAAGGATTTCAAAAAACTGGAAGATGTTATCGGACGCGTTGAGGAAATGTCCTTTCAGATGGAGGCGGTTAACAAAGAGCTGAGAGCCGCTCTGGACTTGCATGGTCAAGGATTGAAACTAGTTGATCTTCTAGAGATTTACAGAGATGACGAGGAAATGATGCTGATCTTGAAGGATTTCTTCGAATCTCTGAACAGGATTACGTTCGAGGTGGAAAAACTGAAGCAGACCATAGATTTTCATTTGAAATACATAGACCTCGTTTTCGGACTTCAAAGGTACAGCGTCACGTACAGAAAGGATGGCTCTTTCGATGAGGCTGGGCCGTCCACTTTCCTTGGGAGGTCTTGA
- the flgK gene encoding flagellar hook-associated protein FlgK, which produces MPDMSMFGILNTALTGIYTHKLAMNVVGHNIANANTPGYSRQRPVIEATPPIPLTTLTQPSIPLQMGTGSRVRTIVRLRDAFLDIQYRQVNNRYNYWDTILSNLHFIEQLLSEPGENGIRSLVDNFWNAFQEVISDPTNTASKAEVVSRAQQMVSQMKDLYGRLEQLREDIDNEIVQRVSEINQMIKRLADLNNKIRIGMTLKSPPNDLLDERDRILDELSDLVNINYTEAEDGQITLRIGNQIVLNGSTYNEVRALERPYGRGYHELFVGNAKLILSDGKLKALLDLRDSTIVKYMRKLDEFVLFTTDAINLIHRDGFESGGVTTNLDFFKKIESFSDDPAIFRIKGNRKLEMGPYHTVTGIHSATSVSEITGKTFTSDDLILSFGGGTSSALAVSSGSTINDLISSWNLLGTTLSTGQHAGGYRLYLEDTSGDLRNKIFFSLGDSLSKMGFETETRGFLTIKESDFSSLSPGIYKVSVEYTLKDGSKQSETIPIDLSSGVSLSNIASSINSSLHLRAQVYTDPATGENMLVIVPDEFLNFDPSAVNVLSDDSFFTEANAFVRNYEVLKYRDTLENVFYGQTGFDPTRAFTITINSTDIEIDPVVDTLETLVEKINEKGTGVLADLTPHNSFVLRATSLYDFDLRMMEIKGPQGFFEALGLIDPDNDPTTFDWTNSYTLVSKNDDFDTLRDRFRVSDILTFDRAPHDEPLNIVNQFEVSSSLASNPNNLAVDIGYALENSDWNAVDIRPTGAANPKLLEMVQNLYTRKMLSNGKESFYEFFGGVVAELGVEAETASSLKTNTEILRQEIDNERERVKGVSLDEEMANMIEYQHAFSAAAKVISTVDEMIQTVINMVR; this is translated from the coding sequence ATGCCTGATATGTCCATGTTCGGCATTCTCAACACGGCACTCACTGGAATATACACTCACAAACTGGCGATGAACGTGGTCGGCCACAATATAGCAAACGCCAACACACCGGGATATTCCAGGCAAAGACCCGTTATAGAGGCCACTCCTCCCATTCCACTGACCACTCTGACCCAGCCCTCCATTCCTCTCCAGATGGGGACTGGCTCCAGGGTCAGAACGATAGTGAGATTGAGAGATGCATTTCTCGATATTCAGTACAGACAGGTGAACAACAGGTACAACTACTGGGACACCATCCTGTCCAATCTCCACTTTATAGAACAGCTCCTCTCGGAACCGGGCGAGAACGGCATCAGAAGTCTTGTGGACAACTTCTGGAACGCTTTTCAGGAGGTTATTTCGGACCCCACCAACACTGCCTCTAAGGCAGAAGTCGTTTCAAGGGCGCAGCAGATGGTATCCCAGATGAAAGATCTCTACGGGAGGCTGGAACAGCTCAGGGAAGACATAGACAACGAGATCGTGCAGAGGGTTTCTGAGATAAACCAGATGATAAAAAGACTCGCTGATCTGAACAACAAGATTCGAATAGGAATGACGTTGAAATCTCCTCCCAACGATCTTCTCGACGAAAGGGACAGGATCCTGGACGAACTGTCGGACCTTGTGAACATAAATTACACGGAAGCAGAGGACGGACAGATCACACTGAGAATAGGAAATCAAATCGTTCTGAACGGTTCCACCTACAACGAAGTTCGGGCCCTGGAAAGACCGTACGGGAGAGGCTACCATGAGCTCTTCGTGGGTAACGCAAAGTTGATTCTCAGCGATGGAAAATTGAAAGCGCTTTTAGATCTGAGGGACTCAACCATTGTGAAGTATATGAGAAAGCTCGATGAATTCGTTCTTTTCACAACGGATGCGATCAACCTCATTCACAGAGACGGGTTCGAGTCAGGTGGTGTGACAACAAATCTAGATTTTTTCAAAAAGATCGAGTCTTTCTCGGATGATCCTGCGATATTCAGGATCAAGGGAAACAGAAAACTTGAGATGGGACCTTACCATACGGTCACGGGAATTCATTCCGCAACCAGCGTTTCAGAAATAACTGGAAAAACATTCACTTCCGATGACCTGATCCTCTCTTTTGGAGGAGGAACATCATCAGCTCTGGCCGTTTCTTCCGGATCAACCATAAATGACCTCATTTCCTCCTGGAACTTGCTTGGGACAACCCTGAGCACAGGACAGCACGCAGGAGGGTACAGGCTGTATCTGGAGGACACTTCTGGAGATCTCAGAAACAAGATTTTCTTTTCTCTGGGAGATTCACTTTCGAAGATGGGTTTTGAGACAGAAACAAGAGGTTTTCTCACCATAAAAGAGTCCGATTTTTCTTCACTTTCTCCTGGTATCTACAAAGTGAGTGTTGAGTACACTCTCAAAGATGGATCGAAACAGAGTGAGACGATCCCTATCGATCTTTCATCCGGTGTGAGTCTGTCGAACATTGCATCTTCCATAAATTCCTCCTTACATCTGAGGGCACAGGTCTACACCGATCCAGCTACGGGAGAGAACATGTTGGTGATCGTTCCCGACGAGTTTCTGAACTTCGATCCATCGGCGGTGAACGTTCTGAGCGATGACAGTTTCTTCACAGAGGCGAACGCTTTTGTTAGGAACTACGAGGTTTTGAAGTACAGGGACACACTGGAGAACGTTTTCTATGGACAGACGGGATTCGATCCCACCAGGGCTTTCACGATCACGATAAACTCTACCGACATAGAGATCGATCCGGTTGTGGATACTCTGGAGACACTCGTTGAAAAGATCAACGAGAAGGGCACAGGGGTTCTTGCCGATCTCACACCTCACAACTCTTTTGTTCTCAGGGCCACTTCACTCTACGATTTCGATCTCAGAATGATGGAAATAAAAGGTCCACAGGGATTCTTCGAAGCTCTGGGACTCATCGATCCAGACAACGATCCAACCACGTTCGACTGGACAAATTCCTATACGCTGGTATCGAAAAATGACGATTTTGATACACTGAGAGACAGGTTCAGGGTGTCGGACATTCTGACCTTCGACAGAGCACCACACGACGAACCTCTGAACATAGTCAACCAGTTTGAAGTGAGTTCTTCTTTGGCGTCTAATCCGAACAACCTTGCTGTTGACATTGGGTACGCTCTTGAGAACTCCGACTGGAACGCTGTGGATATAAGGCCTACCGGAGCTGCCAACCCGAAGCTTCTCGAGATGGTCCAGAATCTCTACACCAGAAAGATGCTGTCGAATGGAAAGGAGAGTTTCTACGAATTCTTCGGAGGTGTTGTTGCAGAACTTGGTGTCGAAGCGGAAACTGCCAGCAGTTTGAAGACCAACACAGAAATCCTCAGGCAGGAGATAGACAACGAGCGTGAAAGAGTGAAGGGTGTCTCTCTAGACGAGGAGATGGCGAACATGATAGAGTATCAGCACGCGTTCAGCGCTGCCGCCAAGGTCATCAGCACAGTGGATGAGATGATACAGACCGTGATAAACATGGTGAGGTGA
- the flgL gene encoding flagellar hook-associated protein FlgL — translation MRVTNKMISDRVLFNIQTSLKRIAKLHDQLSSGYRVRYPSDDAVVAKRASDIMTRRRELKQFQRNIDHVQTYVNAYDSALQTVSAISQRLRELLVRAANGTLSKAEREAIAEEIDRIRDNLVEIANTRIGNEYIFSGYDVFSEPVKYENNAWKIVTSPSANRSRSVSVLGRSIEYGVTAGEIFKLGDGRNVFQVLDEVSGLLRSNLDDSAISSHISNISLKDLSFFEENITKVTGKVGGVSRFIEMVEKRIEDLDYFFTEYLSKERDADITELVTDLAMQQSVLEAALKSASRVLQATLVDFVR, via the coding sequence ATGCGTGTAACGAACAAAATGATAAGCGACAGAGTACTGTTCAATATACAGACAAGCCTGAAAAGAATTGCAAAACTCCACGATCAGCTTTCTTCGGGTTACAGAGTAAGGTACCCGAGTGATGACGCAGTCGTTGCCAAAAGGGCGAGCGATATCATGACGAGAAGAAGGGAACTCAAGCAATTCCAGAGGAACATAGATCATGTTCAGACTTATGTGAACGCGTACGACAGTGCTTTACAGACCGTTTCTGCGATTTCTCAGAGACTGAGAGAGTTGCTTGTGAGGGCCGCAAACGGAACGCTCTCGAAGGCAGAGCGAGAGGCGATAGCGGAGGAGATCGACAGGATAAGGGACAACCTGGTTGAGATAGCAAACACCAGGATTGGAAACGAATACATCTTCTCCGGCTACGATGTTTTCAGTGAGCCTGTAAAGTACGAAAACAACGCCTGGAAGATAGTAACCTCCCCTTCTGCGAACAGAAGCCGTTCTGTGTCGGTTCTGGGACGTTCCATAGAATACGGTGTCACGGCGGGTGAGATTTTCAAACTGGGCGATGGAAGAAATGTATTCCAGGTGCTGGACGAGGTGTCTGGCCTTCTGCGCTCAAACCTCGATGACAGTGCGATATCTTCTCACATATCGAACATCTCTCTGAAGGATCTTTCCTTCTTCGAAGAGAACATCACGAAAGTGACAGGAAAGGTAGGGGGAGTGAGCAGGTTCATAGAAATGGTCGAGAAGAGGATCGAAGATCTCGATTATTTCTTTACCGAGTACCTTTCCAAGGAAAGAGATGCCGATATAACAGAACTTGTGACAGATCTTGCGATGCAGCAATCTGTTCTGGAAGCCGCTTTGAAATCGGCAAGCAGGGTTCTTCAGGCTACTCTGGTGGATTTTGTGAGGTGA
- the fliW gene encoding flagellar assembly protein FliW, producing the protein MVYSTKLGEIEITDDQIFVFEEGIPGFEHLKKFALIFPEETFPIGWLLSLEDSHVGLPVVDPKLVRPDYDPVVPSEDLEKLGVSNQDELLFFCVLTIPPGKPEEATINLRAPIIIRQNTKKGMQVILENADYHLKHLLSEEMERAKSMV; encoded by the coding sequence GTGGTTTACAGCACAAAACTCGGAGAGATAGAAATAACCGATGATCAGATCTTTGTATTCGAGGAAGGAATACCAGGATTTGAGCATCTGAAAAAGTTCGCACTGATCTTTCCAGAAGAGACCTTTCCCATAGGGTGGTTGCTTTCCCTGGAAGACAGCCATGTTGGCCTTCCTGTTGTGGATCCAAAGCTTGTAAGACCCGATTACGACCCCGTGGTACCGTCTGAAGACCTTGAAAAACTCGGGGTATCGAATCAAGATGAACTGCTCTTTTTCTGCGTCCTGACAATACCTCCTGGAAAACCAGAAGAGGCAACGATAAATCTCCGTGCCCCGATCATCATCAGGCAAAACACGAAGAAAGGAATGCAGGTGATACTGGAGAATGCAGATTATCACTTGAAGCACCTTCTCTCCGAAGAGATGGAACGGGCAAAATCTATGGTATGA